A genomic window from Flavobacterium phycosphaerae includes:
- a CDS encoding type II secretion system protein GspD, translating into MINKIIYTVIGFFVINLSFGQQDYTEINKKFEDFSKIKKGLNDVMKTDVSGLTLYDFINSIAQEHQLNVSVDTDLNQPVVNNFFDVTVKDVFTFLVQKYDLDVDFVNNIIIFKKRMEIKVIPKKELKIIDVTYNNLNDFLSVKLENDSLPNVVQAIIDKSGKNIIMAPDIKTQKVSSYILNRPFDQVIEMMAKSNSLTATKDDNGFYLLERSSQNSVSTATEKNNTVKNKPQKLAADAPGFFQVDVNKNGFLDVKANVADATDLIEEAAEKLKINYFFYNKPENEKTSLQVDNLTFDDLLANIFKGKKYAFKKQNDYYLIGEQVTEGLRATEIIQLENRSIESVLTSLPRVFTEKLEIKEFVELNGLVVSGAKSLIDELRVYIKQIDKVVPLVQIEVIIVQYNKSYDIQTGIKAGIDKSNIKQTSGVLFPTTDVNLNGGSVNNLIDAFNGLGLIKLGKVTEAFYLNLQALENNSIIKIESTPKIATISGHEAKLAIGETSYYFEQTNQLINSGINNNILQSGSWKSTDANLSLSIKPFVSTDENVTLNIVVEKSSFLARAGATAPPGKATQKFESLVRVKNNEMILLGGLDELERENSGSGVPLISRIPIIKWFFSSRKKAKSTSKLHIFIKPTVVY; encoded by the coding sequence ATGATAAACAAAATTATATATACTGTTATTGGATTTTTTGTTATTAACCTTTCGTTTGGTCAACAAGATTATACGGAGATTAATAAGAAGTTCGAAGATTTTTCGAAGATTAAAAAAGGACTGAATGATGTAATGAAAACAGATGTTTCCGGTTTAACATTATATGATTTTATCAACTCGATAGCTCAAGAACATCAGTTGAACGTTAGTGTTGATACAGATTTAAATCAACCTGTTGTTAATAATTTTTTCGATGTAACCGTAAAGGATGTTTTTACTTTTTTGGTTCAGAAATATGATCTTGATGTTGATTTTGTTAATAATATTATCATCTTCAAAAAGAGAATGGAGATTAAAGTCATTCCTAAAAAAGAGCTCAAAATAATTGATGTCACCTATAACAATTTAAATGATTTTCTTTCCGTTAAACTTGAGAATGATTCTTTGCCTAATGTAGTTCAGGCTATAATTGACAAGTCGGGGAAAAATATCATTATGGCCCCTGACATTAAAACTCAAAAAGTATCCTCCTACATTCTAAACCGTCCCTTTGATCAGGTTATCGAGATGATGGCTAAATCAAATAGTCTTACTGCTACTAAAGACGATAATGGGTTTTATCTTTTAGAAAGGAGTAGTCAGAACTCAGTTTCAACTGCCACGGAAAAAAACAATACCGTTAAAAATAAACCTCAAAAATTAGCCGCTGATGCTCCCGGATTTTTTCAGGTGGATGTTAATAAGAATGGATTTTTAGATGTTAAAGCCAATGTTGCTGATGCCACCGATTTAATTGAAGAGGCTGCAGAAAAATTAAAAATCAATTATTTTTTCTATAATAAGCCTGAAAATGAAAAGACATCATTGCAAGTTGATAATCTAACTTTCGATGATTTATTGGCAAATATTTTTAAAGGCAAAAAATATGCATTCAAAAAGCAGAATGACTATTACTTAATAGGGGAACAGGTAACAGAAGGGCTAAGGGCAACAGAAATCATTCAGCTTGAAAATCGTTCTATTGAATCTGTTTTGACTTCATTGCCAAGAGTTTTTACTGAAAAATTGGAAATTAAGGAATTTGTTGAATTGAATGGTTTAGTTGTTTCTGGTGCCAAGTCTTTGATTGATGAATTGCGTGTCTATATTAAACAAATTGATAAAGTAGTTCCCTTAGTTCAAATAGAAGTTATTATCGTACAGTATAATAAATCATATGATATTCAAACCGGTATTAAGGCTGGTATTGATAAAAGCAATATTAAACAAACCAGCGGAGTTCTATTCCCTACAACTGATGTTAATCTAAATGGTGGTTCAGTGAACAATTTGATAGATGCATTTAATGGACTCGGATTAATTAAATTGGGAAAAGTAACTGAAGCTTTCTATTTGAATCTACAAGCACTTGAGAATAATTCTATTATTAAAATTGAGTCAACTCCGAAAATAGCCACGATTAGTGGTCACGAGGCCAAATTAGCAATTGGGGAAACTAGTTACTATTTTGAGCAAACTAATCAGTTAATTAATAGTGGGATAAATAATAATATTTTGCAGTCAGGATCTTGGAAATCTACTGATGCTAATTTAAGTCTATCTATAAAACCATTTGTTTCTACTGACGAAAATGTTACTCTTAATATAGTTGTTGAAAAAAGTTCTTTCCTAGCCAGAGCAGGGGCTACAGCACCGCCGGGTAAGGCCACACAAAAATTTGAATCTTTGGTGAGAGTTAAAAATAATGAAATGATATTGCTAGGTGGATTAGATGAATTGGAAAGAGAGAATTCAGGTTCAGGTGTTCCCTTGATATCAAGAATACCTATAATTAAATGGTTTTTCAGTAGCAGAAAAAAGGCAAAAAGTACTTCGAAACTTCATATTTTTATTAAACCGACAGTTGTTTATTAA